The Acetoanaerobium noterae genome window below encodes:
- a CDS encoding LysO family transporter, translating into MVFRILLYVSLMFVGVLVGRSGKLSSKILNKLDLIQLICLLFLLFAMGISMGTDEKVMSSFSTIGLKSAAFAVFSIIFSVFFVLIFNKVLTLTFSSKKEVQKAGEGFDI; encoded by the coding sequence ATGGTTTTTAGAATTTTATTGTATGTTTCTTTAATGTTTGTGGGCGTACTAGTTGGTAGGAGTGGAAAGTTAAGCTCTAAAATCCTGAATAAATTAGATTTAATACAACTCATTTGTCTTTTATTCTTATTATTTGCTATGGGTATCAGCATGGGAACCGATGAAAAAGTAATGAGTTCATTTTCTACTATTGGACTTAAATCAGCTGCATTTGCAGTATTTTCAATAATATTTAGCGTTTTCTTTGTACTAATTTTCAACAAAGTGCTTACATTAACGTTTTCTAGCAAAAAGGAAGTTCAGAAAGCAGGTGAAGGCTTTGACATTTAA
- a CDS encoding pyridoxal phosphate-dependent aminotransferase, translating to MEYSKKYSAIEPSITLAISAKEKKMKSEGIDIIGFSVGEPDFKTPENIRKKAIDSIENDPIGYTAADGMPNLKKSIIKKLKNDNGLDYESGQIVVSNGAKHSLHNAIEAIVNPGDEIIVPSPYWVSYIELINMSGAKPVIIEGLEENEFKITAADISSVISDKTKAIIINSPSNPTGAVYTRDELMKIADLAIKEDLIVISDEIYEKLIYDGEHISIASFSEEIKERTIVINGMSKAYAMTGWRIGYTASNKEIASIMSNMQSHATSNPNTVAQYASIEALEGDTSSIDNMKAEFNLRRDLMVSLVNEIPLLSCKKPKGAFYVMVNISNAIGKKIKNIEIKGSMDFANLLLEEAQVAVVPGIAFGVDNYVRLSYATSQEKIKEGLNRIKKCLE from the coding sequence ATGGAGTATTCTAAGAAGTATTCGGCTATTGAGCCCTCAATAACATTAGCTATAAGTGCGAAAGAGAAAAAAATGAAATCTGAAGGGATAGACATTATAGGCTTTAGCGTTGGAGAACCTGATTTTAAAACACCAGAAAATATTAGAAAAAAAGCAATAGATTCTATAGAAAATGACCCAATAGGTTATACTGCAGCAGATGGAATGCCAAATTTAAAAAAATCAATTATTAAAAAATTAAAAAATGACAATGGATTAGATTATGAATCTGGACAGATTGTGGTTTCAAATGGAGCAAAGCATTCTTTACATAATGCAATTGAAGCTATTGTTAATCCTGGGGATGAAATCATTGTACCTTCTCCATACTGGGTGAGCTATATTGAGCTAATTAATATGTCAGGAGCAAAGCCTGTAATAATTGAAGGATTAGAAGAAAATGAGTTTAAAATAACAGCTGCTGATATTTCTTCTGTGATATCTGATAAAACAAAAGCTATTATAATCAACTCCCCATCAAATCCTACAGGTGCAGTCTATACTAGAGATGAGCTTATGAAAATCGCTGACTTAGCTATTAAAGAAGATTTAATAGTGATATCTGATGAGATTTATGAAAAATTAATTTATGATGGTGAGCATATTAGTATTGCATCATTTTCTGAAGAAATAAAAGAAAGAACTATTGTTATAAATGGTATGTCAAAAGCATATGCGATGACTGGATGGAGAATAGGATACACTGCATCAAACAAAGAAATTGCATCAATTATGAGCAATATGCAAAGTCATGCTACATCAAATCCTAATACTGTAGCTCAGTACGCTAGTATTGAAGCTTTAGAAGGAGATACTTCATCAATCGATAATATGAAAGCAGAGTTTAATTTAAGAAGAGATTTGATGGTTTCACTAGTTAATGAAATTCCTCTATTAAGTTGTAAAAAGCCTAAGGGTGCGTTTTATGTTATGGTCAATATTTCTAATGCTATTGGTAAAAAAATTAAGAATATAGAAATAAAAGGATCCATGGATTTTGCAAATTTATTGCTAGAAGAAGCTCAAGTAGCAGTAGTTCCAGGTATAGCATTTGGAGTAGATAATTATGTGAGACTATCATATGCAACATCACAAGAAAAGATTAAAGAAGGTTTAAATAGAATAAAGAAATGCTTAGAATAA
- a CDS encoding AAA family ATPase: MIEFLKSHNVDEKLIEDLLHFRKFYDNKEENLLRIPKPRFYYYGREVWNMAIAALLEGEHILISGPKATGKNVLADNLACAFNRPAWTVSFHVNTDSSALIGTDTFVDNRVDLRKGSVYQCAENGGFGIFDEINMAKNDAVAVLHSALDHRRIIDVPGYDKIYLNEATRFIGTMNYGYAGTKELNEALVSRFMVIDIPPMTKSKLTKILLSEFPNLNEEYLEQFSGLFLDLQLKSQNSEISTKAVDLRGLIGALRTINRGLEPLLAVKMGILGKTFDEFEKEIISDVIELRIPKSLGKEDIFRL; encoded by the coding sequence ATGATTGAATTTTTAAAATCACATAATGTAGATGAAAAATTAATAGAAGACTTACTTCATTTTAGAAAATTTTATGATAATAAAGAAGAAAACCTTTTAAGAATCCCAAAACCAAGATTTTACTACTATGGAAGAGAAGTTTGGAATATGGCTATAGCTGCATTGTTAGAAGGAGAGCACATTTTAATTAGTGGACCAAAAGCCACAGGTAAGAACGTACTTGCTGATAATCTTGCTTGTGCATTTAATAGGCCTGCGTGGACAGTTTCTTTTCATGTTAATACTGATAGCTCGGCATTAATTGGAACAGATACCTTTGTAGATAATAGAGTTGATCTTAGAAAGGGTTCGGTTTATCAATGTGCTGAGAATGGAGGATTTGGAATTTTTGATGAAATAAATATGGCTAAAAATGATGCAGTAGCTGTACTTCACTCAGCGCTTGATCACAGAAGAATAATAGATGTGCCTGGATACGATAAGATATATCTTAATGAAGCTACCAGATTTATTGGGACTATGAATTATGGATATGCTGGAACAAAAGAATTGAACGAAGCTCTAGTATCTCGTTTTATGGTTATTGACATACCGCCTATGACAAAGTCTAAATTAACGAAAATATTGCTATCTGAATTTCCTAATCTAAATGAAGAATATTTAGAGCAGTTCAGTGGATTATTTTTGGATTTACAGCTCAAATCTCAAAATTCTGAGATATCAACTAAAGCAGTTGATCTTAGAGGTTTGATAGGAGCGTTGCGAACAATCAATAGAGGACTTGAGCCATTGCTTGCAGTAAAAATGGGTATACTTGGTAAAACTTTTGATGAGTTTGAAAAAGAAATCATTTCTGATGTAATTGAACTAAGAATACCTAAATCTTTAGGGAAAGAAGATATTTTTAGATTGTAG
- a CDS encoding citrate/2-methylcitrate synthase produces METAIDKLAILTESNSLIEPELYDKYNVKRGLRNSNGTGVLVGLTKIGSVEGYKLIDDKKIPKEGKLFYRGINVEEIVDGFQKDNRMGFEETTYLLLFGKLPNKTELDDFNKLLSEMRCLPKHFTENMILKIPSSNIMNKLQRSVLVLYSSDDNPEDLSVRNVLKQSLNLIAKFPTIISYGYQAKSHYFYDNSLFIHSPRKDLSTAENILHMIRPDSKYTKTEAETLDLSLVLHAEHGGGNNSAFATHVVSSSGTDTYSAIATAVGSLKGPKHGGANLKVRDMVADIKENVNNWSDKNLLKDYLVKILKKDAFDNSGLIYGMGHAVYTLSDPRAELLKKKAKELACEKDSLKEYELYTNIEELSKEIYKTFKGEDAVISANVDLYSGFVYELLNIPYDLYTALFATSRISGWCAHRIEQIISDKKIMRPAYKSIDKNINYVDLNSR; encoded by the coding sequence ATGGAAACAGCAATTGATAAACTAGCTATATTAACAGAAAGTAATAGCCTAATAGAACCAGAGCTTTATGATAAATATAATGTAAAAAGAGGTCTTAGAAATTCAAATGGCACTGGTGTTCTAGTAGGACTTACTAAAATTGGTTCTGTGGAAGGTTATAAACTTATTGATGATAAAAAAATCCCAAAAGAAGGTAAACTTTTTTATAGAGGAATCAATGTCGAAGAGATTGTAGATGGATTTCAAAAAGATAATCGTATGGGTTTTGAAGAAACCACTTATTTGCTTTTATTTGGAAAACTTCCAAACAAAACTGAGCTAGATGATTTTAACAAGTTGCTTTCTGAAATGAGATGTCTTCCGAAACACTTTACTGAAAATATGATTTTAAAAATACCTAGCTCAAACATCATGAATAAATTGCAAAGAAGTGTCCTTGTTTTATATTCAAGCGATGATAATCCTGAAGACTTAAGTGTAAGAAATGTTCTTAAGCAATCTTTAAACTTGATAGCAAAATTTCCTACTATTATTTCCTATGGCTATCAAGCTAAATCACACTATTTTTATGATAACAGCTTATTTATCCATTCACCAAGAAAAGATTTAAGTACAGCAGAAAATATTCTTCATATGATTCGTCCTGATAGCAAGTATACAAAAACAGAAGCAGAAACTTTAGATTTAAGCCTTGTTTTACACGCTGAACATGGTGGAGGAAACAATTCAGCCTTTGCTACTCATGTCGTATCTTCAAGCGGAACCGATACATATTCAGCTATTGCTACTGCAGTCGGTTCTCTTAAAGGACCAAAACACGGAGGAGCAAATCTTAAGGTAAGAGATATGGTAGCTGATATAAAGGAAAATGTAAATAATTGGTCAGATAAAAACTTATTAAAGGATTACTTAGTTAAAATTCTAAAAAAAGATGCTTTTGATAATTCCGGTCTAATTTATGGCATGGGCCATGCAGTGTATACTCTTTCGGATCCAAGAGCTGAATTATTGAAAAAGAAAGCCAAAGAACTTGCATGCGAAAAAGATAGTTTAAAAGAATATGAACTTTACACTAATATAGAAGAGCTTTCAAAAGAAATATATAAAACCTTTAAAGGCGAAGATGCCGTAATTTCTGCAAATGTAGACTTATATTCAGGTTTTGTATATGAGCTGCTAAATATCCCATATGATTTGTATACCGCCCTATTTGCTACCTCTAGAATTTCTGGTTGGTGCGCTCATCGAATCGAACAAATCATAAGTGACAAAAAAATAATGAGACCAGCTTACAAAAGCATAGACAAAAACATAAACTATGTAGATTTAAATTCAAGATAA
- the hutI gene encoding imidazolonepropionase, producing MSADLILYNIGELFCPIDNNEPLRGQAMNTAKIMHNAYIAIKAGKIQAIGEGEVPESLISNETQKRDLSGLTVTPGLIDSHTHLVHGGSRENEFSMKLNGVSYLDILAAGGGILSTVNSTKTSTFDELYTKAKKSLDTMLIHGTTTVEAKSGYGLEWETEEKQLKVAKKLNEDHPVEVVSTFMGAHAIPTQLKENPEEFIKELTEFMIPEVSKHSLAEFCDVFCEHGVFSVEQTRRILKCAKENNLKIKIHADEIVSLGGAELAAEMGAHSAEHLMAASDEGISLMAKNNVIANLLPGTTFSLMKTSYADARKMIENNLAVALSTDYNPGSCPTENIQLIMQLGSLAMKMSPIEVFNAVTINGAHSLGRGHETGSFEVGKNADIVVFDAPNIDYILYHFGVNHVKEVYKNGNLVVQDRRVI from the coding sequence ATGTCTGCTGATTTAATTTTATATAATATAGGAGAATTGTTCTGCCCTATTGATAACAATGAGCCCCTAAGAGGACAGGCTATGAATACAGCTAAAATAATGCATAATGCGTATATCGCTATAAAAGCTGGAAAAATTCAAGCTATAGGTGAAGGTGAGGTGCCAGAATCTCTAATTTCTAATGAAACCCAAAAAAGAGATTTATCAGGACTTACTGTTACTCCTGGATTAATAGATTCTCATACACATTTAGTTCACGGTGGAAGTAGAGAAAATGAATTTAGTATGAAGCTTAACGGTGTAAGCTATCTCGATATCCTAGCTGCAGGTGGCGGAATACTAAGTACAGTAAACTCTACAAAAACTTCTACCTTTGATGAATTGTATACTAAAGCTAAAAAAAGCTTAGATACAATGCTTATTCATGGTACTACTACAGTAGAAGCAAAAAGTGGATATGGTTTAGAATGGGAAACTGAAGAAAAACAACTTAAAGTCGCAAAAAAATTAAATGAAGATCATCCAGTAGAAGTAGTTTCAACTTTTATGGGAGCACATGCTATTCCTACTCAGCTCAAAGAAAACCCAGAAGAGTTCATAAAAGAACTTACAGAATTTATGATTCCTGAAGTATCAAAACATTCACTAGCAGAATTCTGTGATGTATTTTGTGAGCACGGAGTGTTTAGTGTAGAACAGACTAGAAGAATACTAAAGTGCGCTAAAGAAAATAATCTAAAAATAAAAATCCACGCAGATGAAATAGTGTCGCTTGGTGGAGCAGAACTTGCTGCTGAAATGGGAGCACATAGCGCTGAGCATCTTATGGCAGCTTCTGATGAAGGTATTTCTTTAATGGCAAAAAATAATGTAATTGCCAACCTTCTTCCGGGAACTACTTTCAGTTTAATGAAAACATCGTATGCCGATGCTAGAAAAATGATTGAAAATAATTTGGCTGTTGCTCTTTCAACTGACTACAATCCTGGAAGCTGCCCAACAGAAAACATCCAACTTATAATGCAGTTAGGTAGCCTTGCTATGAAAATGAGTCCAATTGAAGTGTTTAATGCAGTAACAATTAATGGTGCTCATAGCTTAGGAAGAGGACATGAAACTGGAAGCTTTGAAGTTGGTAAAAACGCTGACATCGTAGTCTTCGATGCTCCAAATATAGACTATATACTATATCACTTTGGGGTTAACCATGTTAAGGAAGTATATAAAAATGGAAATCTTGTTGTACAGGATAGAAGAGTAATATAA
- a CDS encoding vWA domain-containing protein — MEDNNLLRRESEERFSNVVWTISEKYSIDPDFTLVKFTGDRKIDLYNNTVLGGIYRFFDYEMIYSYINKIKVEISDPKPFFQIAVLVLEENVISNIEISRPAIKKLKEDVYKKILSSFFFNKPKDSADEIRFAYYSRKIGKSPAVNSKVYKLVKEIDKGKSISSTIELIEFLSKIFQDYFHFESYFDNENIAPEEKEALSDNTDTTTKDSPNSYLYDELQEEYVSAEYNPNASKIDPKDGYEFEDNKMNFNINPEVYNKLTDKIEQYYGASIVSFDELRKLEKKICTGMHKGCHIHITDGNFKLSHINNYRVKYVKKQKEKNMIDYNDHYRVYNRNISKLKDIIQRTILRDTEYSKNISDNGMLRGDIIWKIKYLNNSKVFEKEVKEDIGDFAVDILLDSSGSQMERQSRVASQGYVISQALSLVNIPNRVLSFNNFLDFTIIRRFRDYNDPIIKNKNIFEYYATGSNRDGLAIRAVVESLEKRPEEHKILIVLSDGKPNDVKVTKTSSLAFNRDADYKGIKAVKDTAHEVRKARMKGIAVLGVYTGEIEDLDAEKLIYGKDFAYIHSIDRFSEIVGLYLKRQINNMIN; from the coding sequence ATGGAAGATAATAATTTATTGAGACGAGAATCTGAAGAAAGGTTTTCGAATGTTGTATGGACTATTTCTGAGAAATATTCTATAGACCCTGATTTTACACTTGTAAAATTCACTGGAGATAGGAAAATAGATTTATATAATAATACTGTTTTAGGCGGAATTTATAGATTCTTTGATTATGAGATGATATATTCATATATTAATAAAATTAAGGTTGAAATTTCAGATCCTAAACCGTTTTTTCAAATTGCGGTACTTGTCTTAGAAGAAAATGTAATTAGTAATATAGAAATATCAAGACCCGCTATAAAAAAACTAAAAGAAGATGTATATAAAAAAATATTAAGTAGTTTCTTTTTTAATAAACCAAAGGATTCAGCAGATGAAATTAGATTTGCTTATTATTCTAGGAAGATTGGAAAATCTCCAGCAGTAAATTCAAAAGTATATAAGTTAGTTAAAGAAATTGATAAAGGTAAATCCATAAGTTCTACTATTGAGCTGATTGAATTTTTAAGTAAAATATTTCAAGACTACTTCCATTTTGAAAGCTATTTTGACAATGAAAATATAGCTCCTGAGGAAAAAGAAGCATTAAGTGATAATACTGATACCACAACTAAGGATTCGCCAAATTCATATTTATATGATGAATTACAGGAAGAATATGTTTCGGCAGAATATAACCCAAATGCAAGTAAAATAGACCCTAAGGATGGATATGAGTTTGAAGATAATAAAATGAACTTTAATATTAATCCAGAGGTATACAACAAACTCACAGATAAAATTGAGCAGTATTACGGGGCATCAATAGTGTCTTTTGATGAACTTAGAAAACTAGAAAAAAAAATCTGTACTGGAATGCATAAAGGATGCCATATTCACATAACAGATGGAAATTTTAAGCTCAGTCATATTAATAATTACAGAGTCAAGTATGTAAAAAAACAAAAAGAAAAGAATATGATTGATTATAACGATCACTATAGAGTTTACAACAGAAATATAAGTAAGTTAAAAGATATAATTCAAAGAACCATACTAAGAGATACTGAATATAGTAAAAATATATCAGATAATGGAATGCTTAGAGGAGATATAATATGGAAAATTAAATATCTAAATAATTCCAAGGTGTTTGAAAAAGAGGTCAAAGAGGATATTGGAGATTTTGCTGTGGACATACTTCTTGATTCAAGCGGTTCTCAAATGGAGCGCCAAAGCCGAGTAGCTTCGCAAGGGTATGTTATCTCACAAGCTTTGTCTCTTGTTAATATACCAAATAGGGTGCTAAGTTTTAATAACTTTTTAGATTTTACTATTATAAGAAGATTCAGAGACTATAATGATCCAATTATAAAAAATAAAAATATTTTTGAATACTATGCTACTGGAAGTAACCGAGATGGATTGGCTATAAGAGCAGTAGTTGAATCATTAGAAAAAAGACCTGAGGAGCATAAAATTTTAATTGTACTAAGTGACGGAAAACCAAATGATGTAAAGGTTACTAAAACCTCTTCTTTAGCTTTTAATAGAGATGCAGATTATAAAGGTATAAAAGCTGTAAAGGATACTGCTCATGAAGTGAGAAAAGCTAGAATGAAAGGTATAGCAGTGCTTGGTGTATATACTGGTGAAATAGAGGATTTGGACGCAGAAAAATTGATTTATGGCAAAGACTTTGCATATATTCATTCTATTGATAGATTTTCTGAAATAGTAGGGCTATATTTAAAAAGGCAAATTAATAATATGATTAATTAA
- a CDS encoding cyclodeaminase/cyclohydrolase family protein translates to MKLIDMNLKDFADEVESLSPAPGGGSCSAYSSLVGICLSRMMANLSFGKKKYELNEENIKLEVKTSFEALKEIKDEMLSLVDKDTEAFNEVVKAMKMPKETDEEKALRKDAIDNATWQSIDVPHRVALLSLEAMKKMYPIYKYGNENALTDVGVGYLMCATGAEGAILNVKINLGSVMDIERAKKLELECNQLLSEVTNLKNEVLVSIHDRLKI, encoded by the coding sequence ATGAAGCTTATAGATATGAATCTTAAAGATTTTGCAGATGAAGTCGAATCATTATCTCCAGCCCCTGGTGGTGGTTCATGCTCAGCATATAGTTCACTAGTTGGAATATGCTTATCGAGAATGATGGCTAATTTAAGCTTTGGCAAAAAGAAATATGAGCTTAATGAAGAAAACATAAAATTAGAGGTAAAAACCAGTTTTGAAGCGCTTAAAGAAATTAAAGATGAGATGCTATCACTGGTAGATAAAGATACTGAAGCCTTTAATGAAGTTGTAAAAGCAATGAAAATGCCAAAAGAGACTGATGAAGAAAAAGCTCTTAGAAAAGATGCTATCGATAATGCAACATGGCAATCAATAGATGTCCCTCATAGGGTTGCATTACTCTCTTTAGAAGCAATGAAAAAAATGTATCCTATATATAAATATGGCAACGAAAATGCTTTGACCGATGTAGGTGTAGGGTATTTAATGTGTGCTACTGGAGCCGAGGGTGCAATTTTGAATGTAAAAATTAATCTAGGCTCTGTAATGGATATTGAAAGAGCGAAAAAATTAGAGCTAGAGTGCAATCAATTATTGTCAGAGGTTACAAATCTTAAAAACGAAGTATTGGTATCAATTCACGATAGACTTAAAATATAA
- a CDS encoding isocitrate/isopropylmalate dehydrogenase family protein, with translation MYKITVIPGDGIGEEVTQSVIQMVDSLNLPIEWEIVSAGLNTYNNTGELLPESALNSIETNKIVLKGPITTPIGYGFKSINVTLRTKYNLYANIRPVKNLGVIDSKYKNIDLVIFRENTEDLYAGIEEKISDNECHSLKIITKSATLKIAHEAFKYAQSMNKTKVTVVTKANIMKLTDGLFLNTVREVALDYPNIELEELLIDNMCMQLVLNPSRYQIILTSNLYGDILSDLCAGLIGGLGLVPSANIGKDIALFEAVHGSALDIAGANKANPTALALSAAMMLDYIGENLAAKKLKNALNEVLCYEDNFTYDLGGNLSTSDFTQKVIETIQTL, from the coding sequence TTGTACAAAATTACAGTTATTCCTGGAGACGGAATAGGAGAAGAAGTTACTCAAAGTGTTATTCAGATGGTTGACTCACTTAATTTGCCAATCGAATGGGAAATAGTTAGTGCAGGGCTTAATACATATAATAATACAGGTGAACTTTTGCCAGAATCTGCATTAAACAGTATTGAAACAAATAAAATTGTTTTAAAGGGTCCTATAACTACACCTATCGGCTATGGATTCAAAAGCATCAATGTAACTCTTAGAACAAAATATAATCTATATGCAAATATCCGCCCTGTAAAAAATCTAGGCGTTATAGATAGCAAATATAAAAATATTGACTTGGTTATATTTAGAGAAAACACTGAAGATTTATATGCTGGAATAGAAGAAAAAATAAGCGATAATGAATGCCATAGCTTAAAAATAATTACTAAATCAGCAACACTTAAAATTGCACATGAAGCTTTCAAATATGCTCAAAGCATGAATAAAACCAAAGTTACTGTTGTAACAAAAGCAAATATAATGAAGTTAACAGATGGTCTATTTTTAAATACAGTCAGAGAAGTGGCATTAGATTATCCAAATATAGAGCTAGAGGAATTGCTAATTGACAATATGTGTATGCAGTTAGTTTTAAATCCTTCTAGATATCAAATTATTTTAACATCCAACCTGTATGGCGATATTCTCTCAGATTTATGTGCCGGCTTAATTGGAGGCCTCGGCCTTGTTCCAAGTGCAAATATAGGAAAAGATATTGCATTATTTGAAGCTGTACACGGAAGTGCTCTAGATATAGCAGGAGCTAACAAAGCTAATCCTACAGCATTAGCACTAAGTGCAGCTATGATGCTAGATTATATTGGTGAAAACTTAGCAGCAAAGAAATTAAAGAATGCTCTTAATGAGGTCTTATGTTATGAAGATAATTTCACATACGATTTAGGTGGCAACCTATCAACATCGGATTTTACACAAAAAGTTATAGAAACAATTCAAACTCTTTAA
- a CDS encoding lysine exporter LysO family protein: MKALTFKIILAVVLGIFTGKFFAGDSVGLITNFMDIGLCALLFFVGIDIGKNKDVISQIKEIGIKAISTPILVAFGSIIGAVVCGLIFGYNVNESAAIGAGFGWYSLSAIIIAPYSSELSALSFMTNVSREILAIMSIPLVAKYIGFNEAVAPAGATAMDTTLPIISKATDGKTAIIAFVTGLILSILVPILVPIFIGL, encoded by the coding sequence GTGAAGGCTTTGACATTTAAAATAATACTTGCAGTAGTTTTAGGGATTTTTACAGGTAAATTTTTTGCAGGTGATTCTGTAGGACTTATAACAAATTTTATGGATATAGGATTATGTGCTTTATTATTCTTCGTAGGGATAGATATTGGAAAAAATAAAGATGTAATTTCACAAATAAAAGAAATCGGTATAAAAGCTATATCTACTCCAATACTTGTTGCATTTGGCAGTATTATTGGAGCGGTAGTATGTGGACTAATTTTTGGATACAATGTCAATGAATCAGCGGCAATAGGAGCTGGTTTTGGTTGGTATTCTTTATCTGCTATTATAATAGCTCCATATTCATCTGAGCTTAGTGCTTTATCATTTATGACAAATGTCAGTAGAGAGATTTTGGCAATTATGAGTATTCCACTTGTTGCTAAATACATAGGATTTAATGAGGCAGTAGCTCCAGCTGGGGCAACTGCCATGGATACGACTTTGCCAATTATATCCAAAGCTACTGATGGAAAAACTGCAATTATTGCTTTTGTAACAGGGTTAATACTTTCAATACTAGTTCCTATTCTTGTTCCGATTTTTATTGGACTTTAA
- the ftcD gene encoding glutamate formimidoyltransferase: protein MPAILECVPNISEGRDLEKVEKIVDAIRTTKGVKLLDYSSDKDHNRSVITFLGEPNAVAEAALKLAKAATELIDMSTHTGGHPRMGAVDVMPLIPIKDITIEETIELSKKLAESIANECNMHVTLYENSASAPHRQNLADIRRGQYEVMAEKIKEDMWIPDYGPNEFNPKAGMVAVGARPPLIAYNINLSTDDVKIAKNIANVIRSAKGGFVFCKAMGLLIEETGKAQVSMNLVNPDYTTIFRVFDMVEREAHRYGVSVTDSEIVGLVPMKALIDTAIYHLKLDNFSMDQVLETRIWE, encoded by the coding sequence ATGCCAGCAATTTTAGAATGTGTACCTAATATAAGCGAAGGAAGAGATTTAGAAAAAGTAGAAAAAATTGTAGATGCTATCAGAACAACAAAAGGAGTTAAGCTTTTAGACTACTCTTCTGATAAAGATCACAATCGTTCTGTTATAACATTTTTAGGAGAGCCTAATGCTGTAGCTGAAGCTGCTTTAAAGCTAGCAAAAGCTGCAACAGAATTAATCGATATGTCAACACATACCGGTGGCCATCCAAGAATGGGCGCGGTTGATGTAATGCCCCTGATTCCTATCAAAGACATCACTATAGAAGAAACAATAGAGTTATCAAAAAAATTAGCTGAAAGTATAGCAAATGAATGCAACATGCATGTTACATTATACGAAAACTCTGCTTCAGCTCCACATAGACAAAATTTAGCCGATATAAGAAGAGGTCAATACGAGGTTATGGCTGAAAAAATTAAAGAAGATATGTGGATTCCAGACTATGGACCTAACGAATTCAATCCAAAAGCTGGAATGGTTGCAGTTGGGGCTAGACCTCCACTAATTGCATATAATATTAACTTATCTACAGATGACGTAAAAATAGCAAAGAATATTGCCAATGTAATAAGAAGCGCTAAAGGTGGATTTGTATTTTGTAAAGCAATGGGTCTTCTAATTGAAGAAACAGGAAAAGCTCAAGTATCAATGAACTTAGTTAATCCTGATTACACTACTATTTTTAGAGTTTTTGACATGGTAGAAAGAGAAGCTCATCGTTACGGCGTTAGCGTTACTGACTCTGAGATAGTTGGTTTAGTTCCAATGAAAGCACTTATAGATACAGCTATTTATCATCTTAAGTTAGACAACTTCTCTATGGATCAAGTTTTAGAAACAAGAATATGGGAGTAG